CGTCCTAAAATCTTAATTAGATCAGGATGTAAGCCATGAACACCAGCTTCAAATGTAGCTTGTTCACCGTATTCACGAATACGTTCATCCACTTCTTTACGTGATTTATCGACCATTTCTTCAATACGAGCCGGATGAATTCTTCCATCAGCCACTAATTTTTCTAGTGAAGTTCTGGCAATCTCTCTTCTGATTGGGTCAAATCCCGACAATATAACTGCTTCAGGAGTATCATCGATAATTAAATCAATTCCAGTTAATGTTTCTAAAGCTCTTATATTACGGCCCTCTCGTCCAATGATTCTACCTTTCATTTCTTCATTTGGAAGTGAAACAACTGAAACTGTCGTTTCAGCAACATGGTCAGCAGCACATCTTTGGATAGCAAGTGAAATGATATCTTTCGCTTTCTTATCCGCTTCTTCTTTCGCCCTTTGCTCAATTTCTTTAATCAGCTGTGCTGTTTCATGCCTAGTTTCCTGTTCAACACGATTTAGTATTATATCTTTGGCCTCACTCAAGGTAAGATTTGAAATTCGCTCTAATTCAGCAACTTGCTTGTCATGGATTAGTTGAATTTGTGACTGTTTATCATCAATTTGCTTCTCCTTGTTGGCAATTTTTTCTTCTTTACGCTCAAAAGATTCTATTTTTTTATCCAGCGATTCCTCTTTTTGCAACAATCGTCTTTCTAGTCGTTGGACTTCATTTCGACGGTCACGAATGTCTTTTTCAGCTTCGATTCGGATTTTGTGCGCTTCGTCTTTAGCTTCTAATATATTTTCCTTTTTAAGTGCTTCAGCATCTTTCTTAGCATTTAACAGAATCTGCTCAGCTGCATGTTCAGCACTAGTGATCTTAGCTTCTGCAAGAGATTTGCGGATAAAATAACCAATCCCGAAGCATATTAAACCAACACCAACAACGAGAACGATAACCCAGATGGGATCCATGATTCATTCAC
The window above is part of the Chengkuizengella sediminis genome. Proteins encoded here:
- the rny gene encoding ribonuclease Y, producing the protein MDPIWVIVLVVGVGLICFGIGYFIRKSLAEAKITSAEHAAEQILLNAKKDAEALKKENILEAKDEAHKIRIEAEKDIRDRRNEVQRLERRLLQKEESLDKKIESFERKEEKIANKEKQIDDKQSQIQLIHDKQVAELERISNLTLSEAKDIILNRVEQETRHETAQLIKEIEQRAKEEADKKAKDIISLAIQRCAADHVAETTVSVVSLPNEEMKGRIIGREGRNIRALETLTGIDLIIDDTPEAVILSGFDPIRREIARTSLEKLVADGRIHPARIEEMVDKSRKEVDERIREYGEQATFEAGVHGLHPDLIKILGRLKFRSSYGQNVLRHSLEVAYLAGLMAGELGEDITLAKRAGLLHDIGKALDHEVEGSHVEIGVELAKKYKEHPVVINSIASHHGDCEATSVISMLVGAADALSAARPGARRETLETYIKRLEKLEEISESFDGVEKSYAIQAGREIRVMVHPEQVDDTEAYRLARTITSQIENELEYPGHIKVTVIRETRAVEYAK